The Triticum urartu cultivar G1812 chromosome 5, Tu2.1, whole genome shotgun sequence genome contains the following window.
CCCACCGGAACCCATCATCTTTATCGGCGACTCCGCCGCGTAACAACCAACCCATCACGGCAGTCCTCCACGCTACGCTCATCCGCGCCACCGCCCCCGACGTGCCTCCCCCATCCGAACCCTAGCCCCGTTGACCAGCGCGGCGACCGCCATGGACGGCCTCGTCGCCttctcccgccgccgccgccgctggctCCTCCTCGCCGCGCTGGGGACGGCGTCGGCCTACGGCGCGTACAAGATCTACCACCTCCCGgccgtcgccgcccgccgccgccgcctcgtccgCCTCGCCGCGGCCCTCGCGGCCTTCCTCGACGCCGCCGCGTCCTCCGCCGACGCGGCCGCCCTCGTCTCCTCCGACCTCGCCGACTTCGTCCGCTCCGACTCCGACGAGCTCCCCCGCAGCGTCGCGCAGCTCGCCAAGCTCGCCGCCTCCCCCGAGGTCTCCGCCACCGTCTCCGCGCTCTCCCAGGCCGTCGCGGCCGGGGTGCTCCGCGGCGTCGGCTCCACCCCCGGGGCCGGCTCCGGCGGCAAGGTGGCCCTCACGGACCGCCTCGTCGACAAGCTCTTCTCCGACTCCGGGGAGCGCCTCGCGTCCGCTGTCGCCGGGAGCTTCGCGCGCCACCTCGTAATGGCCTTCTACTCCGCCCCGTCTCCTCCCGGGCAGACCTCCTCATCGCCCGATTGGGTCAACGTGGTTGCAACGGGAAAGGGGCACAAGGCGATTAGCAGCTGGGTTGAGGTCCTCGTCGGCACCGCCGTGGGGGTGTTCATTGACAAGACCATACACATCAATACCTACGAGCAGCTCTTCGAAGGGCTCACCAATCCAAGCCATGACGCCAAGGTCAAGGAATTGCTTGTTTCAGTATGCAACGGGGCAGTGGAGACTTTGGTGAAGACCTCTCACCAAGTTATCTCCAAGGCCAATAGTAAATTGGATAATAATGGCAATGGCAACAACAATGGAAGTGGCACTGGCAGTAGCAGAGCTGGGGAAGGGTGGGTGGAGACAGTCTCTAGCACATTGGCAGTGCCAAGCAACAGGAATTTTGTGCTTGATGTTACTGGGAGGGTGACATTTGAGACGGTGAGGTCATTTCTTGAGTTTGTGCTGTGGAAGCTGCACGATGGGGCGAGAAAGAGTGGGGACACCGCGTTCGACAGCGGACTGCGAGCCATGAGGTATATGAGTGATAAGTCTATGGTTGTCGCCACAATCTGCATAACACTGTGCCTGCATGTGTTAAATGGAACTCGATTCCTGGTTACCGCTTGAACATGCAGCCAACAGGGTGGGGGCTTTTGGCTTGTATAATTTGCACATTGTTTATGTACAAATTGTAGCTAAAATTGTACTGAAAAACTGTAAATTCAACTAAAAAAAGAGCTGAAATGGGGTAATTTGGTTGCAAGGCTTTATTGTGGCTTATGGTTGGGGTTGTTATTCATGGCTGTAATCGAAGTGATTGATTTGTTGTGCCCTTGAGAAAGTGTGTTTGAGGCATTATTTGGTATGGAGATGTGTTGTACGTTTGAAGGAATTTGTATCACTGACATCTTCATCATTATAACATTGCTGATATCATCAATATCGAAAGTTTTTCTGGTCGGTTTCCTAATTGTCTTGTTTTCTATCCATGTCGTTATCTATTATATGTTCGTAAATTGTTTTTCAACTATCTTTTGTTCTCTATGATGTCAAACATAGCTTAACCTCCTCATTTCACAATTGGATTTGTGAATGCTTTGTTTGGATTCGAAGTTTTAGTAAGCTCAATATTAATTCTATGTAGATTTGTGATGACGACTTATTATTCATCCTGTGTAGTGTACTAGAGGTTCCTAAGAATTCATATATGAAGCAGTAGGTATCACATATTGAATGGGATCTTACAAACATTACTCTAGTGATGTCGATGCATTGTCCGATGAAAGTTCCCCCCAAAGGTAAAATACTAACGGACTGGATTTCTGTTCCTCCGTCTTAGCTTACATGATACAGGTGCAGAAACAGTTTTTGACGTACTGGTGTTAGATTTGGTTGCTTGTTAATTGCATATTGTTTCTCTAACTTCTGTTTTAAACTGTTCCTTTTGGACATGGCTTCATGGTAATATGAAGAAAAGAAACTGCAGTATCCACAGTGTTTCACACACAAGAATTATAAACTTTACATCAGTATTTTGTTTGATTGTTTTACTAACTATGACACTTTGTATAGTTAGGGAAAGAGATATGGCGAATTGTGAGAGGCGTGGGGAAGTTAGTAGACAAGGATGTAGTTGCTTTGATAATCTCTTTGAGGAAAACATGTTTGTTTTAAGTTACCATAAATTTAACTGTCTTGTTGGCGTTTTCCACTGAATCTGGTCAATTTATAATTTTTAATGCTCGCTGGATGGCTTTCCCTTAAAAAATGTTAATGGAAGTGCGTTTAGTCTGATGGTAAACATGCAAATGCCCATTGTCATTTCAAAATATCCAGATTTACTCAAATTGGAGTTCTGCAGAGTATTTCTGTGATTGTGATCAATCATTGATGAGCCATGCGCTGTATGAAATTGATGCTATTTTCCTTTAATAATAGCCACAGTTGTATGTATTTTATATTGATTTGGAATTTTGAATAGAACTTCAGTTCATTTTACAAGTCAAAAATAACTTATGTACTAGCAGTCTCTTGTAGATTTGAAAAAGATGCTTGTTCATAGAAGGGATTCTAAGCTAGCACCAAGGCAAACATTCATTTCTAGAGAAGTGCACTATCCTGGTGTCCTTCTTTCAGGCTTTGTTCGGTTGAGGTGGATTTGAAGGGGATTGGCAGGGATTGAGGGAGATTAAATCCCCTACAAGCCAAAATCACCTCCAATCACCTCCAATCCTTTTGAGAAGTAGATTAACCGAACAAGGCCTCAGGGAATCAGGATTTCATCACCTTTTCTTTACATATTTTCTATGTGCTCTGGACTACCTTTTTTGGTCTATTTGCGTTGCTCTGTTCTGTTCTGTTCAATCATATCTAGAATGAATTTGCTATATGGACTGAAATGGGTCGGGTTTTACCATTCTATCAGCCTAGAAAAAGTACTCAAGTGATTGTTTTTCCACTCTATAGCTGAAACATATTACACTATAGATGGCGATACTGTGTTTGCGTATGAAAATAGCACCTCATGGGGTCGATACTTGCGCCCCTGGCAACTAGTTGAGTTTCTGAAAAACTCAGCACTTCAACATTACAATTCTACTGGAATAGCTGCAGTGTTTTGTCAGTCAAGAGCTTGATGATGTTGTTTGCTCTATGGTTTCCTGTATGTAAACTTGCTGTATTTATTCTGTAAAAGGTGTAAAGTACGCACACCGAAAGAAATCTGAAGACAGACCAGGTAACCATGTCAAATTGCTACAGTAGTGGTTGTACTGACACAGAACATTGCTGCTAGCACTTGTTGCAGCGTTCATGTGTTTGCATGATAATGTTATGTGCATAGAGTGTGTTAGATTCCCAGTAATGTGCAGTCACGGCTTGCTGGCATCTActtcctccattcctaaatattcgtctttctagagatttcaaatggtcaccacatacagatgtatatagacatattttagagtgtagattcactcattttgcttcatatgtagTCACCATTTGAAacctctaaaaagacaaatatttaggaacggagggaataTGAGAATGAGGAACACACATATGTGAAGCCTGCGGCACCTCTCAAGAATGAAAACTGACTCCGGATTTTCGTTTCGGGGGTGCAGATTGGAGCCCGTGGAGCATGATAACTTTATGATGACCTTGTTGGGCACATGTGGCAGCTCCATGGGCAATGAACTTCATGCTTAATTTATATTATTTGATGCATTTTGTATTATGCTTGAATTTGAATTTTTGAATTTAAAATCTAAAATTTGTGGAGAAATGATGTTGAATTGTGTGTGGTTGAAACATAATGATCTGAATTAGTGACGAGAAAATAGACTTTGTGATAGTGCTTACATGCAAGTGTAGAGAGATATAGAATAGATTGAATTATTGGATTCTCAAAAGCACCTACTCCCTTCGTCCAGGTGTTCTGGATCAAAATCCTGAAagtattactccctccgtttgaaattacttgtcgcagaaatggatgtatctagacatgttttaaTTTTAAATACATCCATTttcgagacaagtaattccgaacggatgAAGTATTAAGCGTAGCAGCTCCAATATGGTAGAGTGATGGATTATCGGGGCTCTGTCGGAGATCTAATAATAACAGCTGAAATGTGGAAAAGCTTCAGCCAGCTTGACTGGCGTTGGATCTCCATCCAACGGTCGACACAAACCCTTCACGGCCCTGCACAAAAACCTCACCGCGCCACGGAAGTTGTGTGCCGAAGAGAAGCTTCCCGAAGGAAAGCCTGATGGCCGGGGCCgcggccgccaccgccgccgctccgccggagaCGGCACTCCCAGCGGCGGATGGCCCCGGATACGACGGCGAAGACTAGAGGGGGAGGAGTGCCGCATATGCCGCCTCCCCGCCGAGGCGGACCGCCCTCTGCGTCGCCCCTGCGCCTGCCGCGGCAGCATCAGGTTCGTCCACGACGATTGCCAGCTCCGGTGGCTCGCCGCCCGCCAACAAAACCGCTGCGAGGTATCATctcttgccccccccccccccccaccccgcTAGGGTTTCCAGGCGCGTGCTTCTGCCCCTCCCCCCTGGGTCTCGGCATCATGTCCGCCATGATTGATCCCCTCATGTTGTTGGTCTGGTATGGGGCGCTTAGTTCTTATTCTATTTTTGATATCGTCTAGATTAATCTGGTTCAGTACCGACCTTCACCCCATTTACTATTAGAACTATGTCATGGTTGGCGTTGGTATGATTGCCAGGGGGAATATCCCCTTCTGCAGTGTAAGATTGTCAGGGAAAATATCCCCTTCCGCAATGTAAGATTGCCAGGGAAAATATCCCCTTCTGCAATGTAATACGTTGTTATTGTCATATTATTGCTGTGGTTATGTTGAACTCATTTTCAGTTCCATTTCAATGTGATACCAATGTTGAAGTGTCTGATCTTTTTCTTATCATTGCAGGTGTGCAACCGCGACATCTCCACCCGTCCTCTCTACGCCGCAGATGCCCCTGCGAGGCTGCATGTTTCTGAGCTCATGGCGGGTTTGCCCAGGAAACTCATGGGTGTGCTGCTCCCCCTATTCTTCGCCTTCTGTGTCGTTTGGGAGTTTGTCATTCCGCTCACCACCCTCTGGACATGGCGTCTTGCGCTCGCCACGACCTTTGCTCAAGTGCACCATCTACTCTCCCT
Protein-coding sequences here:
- the LOC125510707 gene encoding protein PHLOEM PROTEIN 2-LIKE A10; the protein is MDGLVAFSRRRRRWLLLAALGTASAYGAYKIYHLPAVAARRRRLVRLAAALAAFLDAAASSADAAALVSSDLADFVRSDSDELPRSVAQLAKLAASPEVSATVSALSQAVAAGVLRGVGSTPGAGSGGKVALTDRLVDKLFSDSGERLASAVAGSFARHLVMAFYSAPSPPGQTSSSPDWVNVVATGKGHKAISSWVEVLVGTAVGVFIDKTIHINTYEQLFEGLTNPSHDAKVKELLVSVCNGAVETLVKTSHQVISKANSKLDNNGNGNNNGSGTGSSRAGEGWVETVSSTLAVPSNRNFVLDVTGRVTFETVRSFLEFVLWKLHDGARKSGDTAFDSGLRAMRYMSDKSMVVATICITLCLHVLNGTRFLVTA